A genomic region of Saccopteryx bilineata isolate mSacBil1 chromosome 1, mSacBil1_pri_phased_curated, whole genome shotgun sequence contains the following coding sequences:
- the TRIOBP gene encoding TRIO and F-actin-binding protein isoform X2 has product MGGWKGPEQCRGREGPEERRRAAERGGGGGIPAPLSPVRESFPPSYLLLPFRQGAAMTPDLLNFKKGWMSILDEPGEWKKHWFVLTDSSLKYYRDSTAEEADELDGEIDLRSCTDVTEYAVQRNYGFQIHTKDAVYTLSAMTSGIRRNWIEALRKTVRPTSAPDVTKLSDSNKENTLHSYSTQKGSLKAGEQRVGSEVISRASPRKADGQRPSLDYVELSPLTQGSPQRARTPARTLDRPAKQEELERDLAQRSEERRKWFEAVDSRTTETSAGEGPRRGLGAPLTEDQQNRLSEEIEKKWQELEKLPLRENKRVPLTALLNQSRGERRGAPSDSHEALEKEVQSLRAQLEAWRLQREAPQGAPRSQEDGHIPPGYISQEAWERSLAEMESSHQQVMEELQRHHERELQRLQQEKEWLLAEETAATASAIEAMKKAYQEELSRELSKTRSLQQGPDGLRKQHQSDVEALKRELQVLSERYSQKCLEIGTLTRQAEEREHTLRCCQQEGQDLLRHNQELHTRLSEEIDRLRGFIASQGSGSGCGRSERSSCELEVLLRVKENELQYLKKEVHCLRDELQMMQKDKRFTSGKYQDVYVELNHIKTRSEREIEQLKEHLRLAMAALQEKEAMRNSMAE; this is encoded by the exons atgggCGGATGGAAGGGGCCAGAGCAGTGCCGGGGAAGGGAAGGGCCGGAGGAGCGGCGGCGGGCGGCCGAGAGGGGCGGCGGTGGCGGGATTCCCGCGCCGCTGAGCCCCGTCCGAGAATCCTTTCCACCTTCCTACCTCCTGCTCCCGTTTCGCCAGGGCGCCGCCATGACG CCCGATCTGCTCAACTTCAAGAAGGGATGGATGTCGATCTTGGACGAGCCTGGAGAG TGGAAGAAGCATTGGTTTGTGCTGACAGATTCAAGCCTCAAGTACTACAGAGACTCCACCGCTGAGGAG GCAGATGAGCTAGATGGCGAGATTGACCTGCGCTCCTGCACTGATGTCACTGAGTATGCAGTACAGCGCAACTACGGCTTCCAGATCCAC ACCAAGGATGCTGTCTATACCTTGTCGGCCATGACCTCGGGTATCCGAAGGAACTGGATCGAGGCTCTGAGGAAGACCGTGCGTCCCACTTCAGCCCCAGATGTCACTAA GCTCTCGGACTCCAATAAGGAGAACACGCTGCACAGCTACAGCACCCAGAAGGGCTCCCTGAAGGCAGGGGAGCAGCGTGTGGGCTCTGAGGTCATCAGCCGGGCCAGCCCTCGGAAGGCAGATGGACAGCGGCCATCTCTAGACTACGTGGAGCTCTCCCCACTGACTCAGGGCTCCCCACAGCGGGCTCGCACCCCAGCTCGCACTCTGGACCGCCCAGCCAAGCAGGAGGAGCTGGAACGGGACCTGGCTCAGCGCTCTGAGGAAAGACGCAAGTGGTTTGAGGCCGTGGACAGCAGGACCACTGAGACATCAGCTGGTGAGGGCCCACGCCGGGGCCTGGGCGCACCCCTGACGGAGGACCAGCAGAATCGGCTCAGCGAGGAGATCGAGAAGAAGTGGCAGGAGCTAGAGAAGCTGCCCCTGCGGGAGAACAAGCGGGTGcctctcactgccctgctcaaCCAAAGCCGTGGGGAGCGCCGGGGCGCCCCGAGTGACAGCCATGAGGCCCTGGAGAAGGAG GTCCAGTCTCTTCGTGCCCAGTTGGAGGCCTGGCGTCTCCAAAGGGAGGCTCCACAGGGTGCACCCAGATCCCAGGAGGATGGTCACATCCCCCCAGGCTACATCTCACAG GAGGCATGGGAACGCAGTCTGGCGGAGATGGAGTCCTCACACCAGCAGGTGATGGAAGAACTTCAGCGGCACCATGAGCGGGAGTTGCAGAGGCTGCAGCAGGAGAAGGAGTGGCTCCTGGCCGAGGAGACGGCAGCCACGGCCTCAG CCATTGAAGCCATGAAGAAGGCCTACCAGGAGGAGTTGAGCCGGGAGCTGAGCAAGACACGGAGTCTCCAGCAGGGCCCAGATGGCCTCCGGAAGCAGCACCA GTCAGACGTGGAGGCGCTGAAGCGGGAGCTGCAGGTGCTGTCAGAGCGGTACTCTCAGAAGTGCCTGGAGATCGGCACCCTGACGCGGCAGGCCGAGGAGCGCGAGCACACGCTGAGGTGCTGCCAGCAAGAGGGCCAAGATCTGCTGCGCCACAACCAG GAGCTGCATACCCGCCTGTCTGAGGAGATTGACCGGCTGCGCGGCTTCATCGCCTCACAGGGCTCAGGCAGTGGCTGTGGACGCAGCGAGCGGAGCTCCTGTGAGCTGGAG GTGCTGCTACGAGTCAAGGAGAATGAACTTCAGTACCTGAAGAAGGAGGTGCACTGCCTCCGGGATGAGCTGCAGATGATGCAGAAG gACAAGCGCTTCACCTCAGGAAAGTACCAGGATGTGTACGTGGAGCTGAACCACATCAAGACGCGCTCAGAGCGGGAGATCGAGCAGCTGAAGGAGCACCTGCGCCTCGCCATGGCTGCCCTGCAGGAGAAGGAGGCCATGCGCAACAGCATGGCTGAGTAG